The following proteins are encoded in a genomic region of Lachnospiraceae bacterium KM106-2:
- a CDS encoding 5'-nucleotidase YjjG — MNKKIDTILWDIDATLLNFEASEAVSIRECFKQYDVTITDEQFEMYKKINRSYWDRFERNEISKQSVYRDRFVDLFAYLNVKGIDPDTFNDAYQMAIGTNYVLEEGAIEICETLSKNYRQYVVTNGSTVAQYTKLKGSTLDQYMDGIFISDEMGVAKPDKKFFDLCASQIKNYDPETTMIIGDSLTSDMQGGNNAGIRCCWFNPKQLPLHLDLRIDHQITKLKEVLDLL; from the coding sequence ATGAACAAAAAAATAGATACGATCCTATGGGATATTGATGCAACCTTATTGAACTTTGAAGCTTCCGAAGCAGTCAGTATCCGAGAATGTTTCAAACAATATGATGTCACGATTACAGACGAACAATTTGAAATGTATAAAAAGATCAATCGTTCCTACTGGGACCGATTTGAGAGAAATGAAATTTCAAAACAATCCGTATACCGTGATCGTTTTGTAGACCTTTTTGCTTACTTAAATGTGAAAGGGATTGACCCGGATACGTTTAATGACGCTTATCAGATGGCGATCGGCACTAATTACGTTCTAGAAGAAGGCGCAATTGAAATCTGTGAGACTCTCTCCAAAAATTATCGACAATATGTAGTCACCAACGGAAGTACCGTTGCTCAGTATACGAAATTAAAAGGCTCTACCTTAGATCAATATATGGATGGCATCTTCATCTCTGATGAAATGGGCGTAGCAAAACCAGACAAGAAATTCTTCGATCTCTGTGCCAGCCAGATTAAAAACTATGATCCAGAAACAACTATGATCATCGGTGATTCCTTAACAAGTGATATGCAGGGCGGAAACAATGCAGGCATTCGCTGCTGCTGGTTCAATCCAAAACAACTACCTCTTCATCTTGATCTAAGAATTGATCATCAGATCACGAAATTAAAAGAAGTTCTCGATCTCTTATAA
- a CDS encoding transcriptional regulator, MerR family — protein sequence MELKINEVAKLSGVTVRTLHYYDQIDLLKPSKITEAGYRLYEEDSLEKLQQILFFRELDFSLQEIKEIIKNPAYDEQEAMRKQKELLIQKRERLNGLIDLIDSAIKGDKNMGLKAFDRSQIEETKKKYAAEVKERWGQSDAYRESEEKTSSYDDKQWEFVHGEGAKLLKEFGDKRELLPESEEAQNLVRRWQEYITKSFYHCTDEILAGLGLMYVGDERFTKNIDQNGEGTAAFMSKAIEIYCSKQKQ from the coding sequence TTGGAATTAAAAATAAATGAAGTTGCAAAGCTGAGCGGAGTTACGGTAAGAACGCTGCATTATTATGATCAGATCGATCTATTAAAGCCGAGTAAGATTACGGAAGCAGGCTATCGTTTGTATGAAGAAGATTCGCTTGAAAAATTACAGCAGATACTATTCTTTAGAGAGCTGGATTTCTCTCTTCAGGAGATTAAAGAGATTATAAAGAATCCTGCTTATGATGAGCAGGAAGCAATGAGAAAGCAAAAAGAATTATTAATTCAGAAAAGAGAGCGCTTAAATGGATTGATCGATTTAATTGATAGCGCCATAAAAGGAGATAAGAATATGGGATTAAAAGCATTTGATCGAAGTCAGATCGAGGAAACAAAGAAGAAATATGCAGCAGAGGTTAAGGAGCGCTGGGGACAGTCAGACGCTTATCGAGAGAGTGAAGAAAAGACTTCAAGTTATGATGATAAGCAGTGGGAGTTTGTCCACGGTGAGGGAGCGAAGTTACTGAAAGAGTTTGGAGATAAGAGAGAGTTGTTACCGGAGAGCGAAGAAGCACAGAATCTAGTAAGACGCTGGCAAGAGTATATTACAAAGAGTTTTTACCATTGTACGGATGAAATTTTAGCTGGTCTAGGTCTTATGTATGTAGGTGATGAGCGATTTACCAAGAATATCGATCAGAATGGGGAAGGTACTGCAGCTTTTATGTCAAAGGCGATTGAAATTTACTGTAGCAAACAAAAACAATAA
- a CDS encoding transcriptional regulator, LuxR family, with translation MIWNYAVEDIVKGYAKEGENYTCTMCQKVFQMGHIYEIDGKLYDAYGAVKEHTKKEHGMTVDYLLGENLSLTGISEVQQQILKLMSEGKSDKEISAAVGIAASTVRNHRFKLREKEKQAKLFLALMESLEEKTNSDIAMTDAGEIKELHTSATMIDDRYGITEKDREKTIKTYMDENGALKQFPAKEKKKIILLSEIMKNFKRNVSYTEAEVNKVLKRIYEADYPTIRRALIEYGFMDRSNDCQIYRVKE, from the coding sequence ATGATTTGGAACTATGCCGTGGAAGACATCGTTAAGGGATATGCCAAAGAAGGAGAGAACTATACTTGTACGATGTGCCAGAAAGTATTTCAAATGGGGCATATCTATGAGATAGATGGAAAACTCTATGATGCATATGGAGCGGTGAAAGAACATACGAAAAAGGAACATGGAATGACAGTTGATTATCTGTTAGGAGAGAATCTATCGTTAACTGGTATCTCAGAAGTGCAGCAGCAGATCCTAAAGCTGATGTCAGAGGGAAAGAGTGATAAAGAGATCTCTGCGGCAGTAGGAATCGCAGCTTCAACCGTTCGTAATCACCGTTTTAAGTTACGTGAGAAAGAGAAACAAGCGAAGTTATTCCTTGCATTAATGGAATCCTTAGAAGAGAAGACTAATAGTGACATTGCAATGACAGATGCTGGTGAAATTAAAGAACTTCACACAAGTGCTACAATGATCGATGACCGTTATGGGATCACAGAGAAGGATCGTGAAAAGACGATCAAGACTTATATGGATGAGAACGGAGCATTAAAGCAATTTCCAGCCAAGGAAAAGAAGAAGATCATTTTATTGTCAGAGATTATGAAGAACTTTAAACGAAATGTATCTTATACGGAAGCAGAAGTGAATAAGGTACTAAAACGAATTTATGAAGCTGACTACCCAACGATCCGACGTGCACTGATCGAATATGGTTTTATGGATCGTTCAAATGATTGTCAGATCTATCGAGTAAAGGAATAG
- a CDS encoding acetyltransferase, GNAT family codes for MGITYRSIQKGDVESFWNLMNTLDHQTKYMMYEPGERGKNLSRLENTIDAAVRGENLLLLACEGEKLVGYLSAQRSTPRRIRHTAYLVVGILKEYRGKGIGTELFRQLDLWAKEKHITRLELTVMCPNTVAKHLYEKNGFVVEGVKKNSMILDGAYVDEYYMAKILEES; via the coding sequence ATGGGAATTACTTACCGTAGTATTCAGAAAGGTGATGTAGAATCTTTCTGGAATTTAATGAATACGCTGGATCATCAGACGAAATATATGATGTATGAACCTGGTGAGCGAGGAAAAAATCTTTCTAGATTAGAAAACACCATCGATGCAGCAGTTCGAGGTGAGAATCTGCTTTTGTTGGCTTGTGAGGGAGAGAAGCTTGTAGGCTATCTTTCCGCCCAAAGAAGTACACCAAGAAGAATTCGTCATACGGCTTATCTCGTTGTTGGTATTTTAAAGGAATATCGAGGAAAAGGGATCGGAACGGAGTTATTTCGACAGCTCGATCTGTGGGCAAAAGAGAAACATATTACCAGACTGGAGCTGACGGTTATGTGTCCGAATACAGTTGCAAAGCACCTTTATGAAAAGAATGGTTTTGTTGTAGAAGGAGTTAAGAAGAACTCTATGATCTTAGATGGGGCGTACGTCGATGAGTATTATATGGCAAAGATCTTAGAAGAATCATAA
- a CDS encoding aminoglycoside 6-adenylyltransferase, with protein MWGTHTSFYDDKENAKMKIQEESVDSLEAKELLEELSASLEKITGNSGKNSFKNEDVKTKRSVFAVAREEGKAVGCGGLREVSVDTGELKRIYSAKCGQGIGGTMLRFLEEKASHLGYRRLILETRKVNVNAVNFYLHHGYKICENYGKYIGNEEAVCFEKKIGEWKMRSEKEMYHLILEVAKRDERVLAVYMNGSRTNPNVPKDMFQDYDIIYVVNETKSFREDKQWIHQFGNILFMQYPEETPYYSSDVENCYGWLMQFDDGNRIDLHVETVENMKKSIHEDKLCKILLDKEGILPEIPESTDEDYWVKCPTQEQFAATCNEFWWLQDNVGKGLWRQEILYVMDMINYYVRPMLVRILSWKAGIKTEFSCSVGKAGKYLNRYISKEEWDEFLETYSCAELAKMWESAIKMCELFDRVAKEVAAELNLIYNEQESKNSLGYLRHIKTLPSDAETIY; from the coding sequence GTGTGGGGAACACACACTTCGTTCTACGATGATAAGGAGAATGCAAAGATGAAGATACAGGAAGAGTCTGTAGATTCTTTGGAGGCAAAGGAATTATTAGAGGAGTTATCAGCGTCCCTAGAGAAAATTACAGGAAATAGCGGTAAGAATAGCTTTAAAAATGAGGACGTAAAGACAAAGAGATCAGTATTTGCAGTAGCTAGAGAGGAAGGAAAAGCAGTAGGCTGTGGAGGTTTACGTGAAGTATCTGTGGATACTGGGGAATTAAAACGTATTTATTCTGCAAAATGTGGACAAGGTATCGGAGGAACCATGTTGAGATTCTTAGAAGAGAAAGCTTCGCATCTTGGTTATCGAAGATTAATCTTAGAGACTAGAAAAGTAAATGTGAATGCAGTGAATTTTTATTTACATCATGGATATAAGATTTGTGAGAACTATGGAAAGTACATTGGAAATGAAGAGGCAGTCTGTTTCGAAAAGAAGATTGGAGAGTGGAAGATGAGATCAGAAAAGGAGATGTATCATCTTATCCTAGAAGTCGCTAAAAGAGATGAGAGAGTGCTTGCTGTTTATATGAATGGTTCAAGGACGAATCCGAATGTGCCTAAAGATATGTTTCAAGATTATGATATTATCTATGTTGTAAACGAGACGAAGTCATTTCGAGAGGACAAGCAATGGATCCATCAATTCGGTAATATTTTATTTATGCAATATCCAGAGGAGACTCCTTATTATTCTTCCGATGTGGAGAACTGCTATGGATGGCTGATGCAGTTTGATGATGGCAATCGGATCGACCTTCATGTTGAGACCGTAGAAAATATGAAGAAATCCATTCATGAGGATAAGCTTTGCAAGATCCTTTTAGACAAAGAAGGAATTCTTCCTGAAATTCCAGAAAGTACGGATGAAGATTATTGGGTGAAATGCCCTACACAAGAGCAGTTTGCAGCTACATGCAATGAGTTCTGGTGGTTACAGGATAATGTAGGGAAAGGCTTGTGGAGACAGGAAATTCTTTATGTTATGGATATGATAAATTACTATGTCAGACCAATGCTAGTCCGGATATTATCTTGGAAGGCGGGGATTAAGACAGAATTTTCATGTAGTGTTGGAAAGGCTGGAAAATACCTAAACCGCTATATTTCGAAAGAGGAATGGGATGAATTTTTAGAGACTTATTCTTGTGCGGAGTTAGCAAAGATGTGGGAGTCAGCAATCAAGATGTGTGAGTTATTTGATCGAGTTGCAAAGGAAGTCGCAGCAGAGTTAAATCTTATCTATAATGAGCAGGAATCAAAGAACAGTCTGGGATATTTAAGGCATATTAAGACACTTCCTTCTGATGCAGAGACGATCTATTAG